The Pleuronectes platessa chromosome 11, fPlePla1.1, whole genome shotgun sequence genome includes a window with the following:
- the gsc gene encoding homeobox protein goosecoid, protein MPAGMFSIDSILSGRPSCKEPLLLHRGGPLVLSAGLTDSIYTDYNGLYTTTCGPSPPSIQSVNGTRIGYNGYYYGQLQVQGAGGGPPCCGSVPGLSSQQCPCIPAGYDSTSSVLISPVPHQMMSYMNMGSLSRTELQLLNQLHCRRKRRHRTIFTDEQLEALEGLFQETKYPDVGTREQLARKVHLREEKVEVWFKNRRAKWRRQKRSSSEESENSQKWNKSTKTSAEKTEESKSDVDSDS, encoded by the exons ATGCCCGCCGGGATGTTCAGCATAGACAGTATCTTGTCCGGCCGACCGAGCTGCAAGGAGCCGCTTCTGCTACATAGGGGCGGCCCACTGGTGCTGTCCGCCGGCCTGACGGATTCTATCTACACCGACTATAACGGACTGTACACGACCACATGTGGACCTTCTCCCCCCAGTATTCAGTCTGTGAACGGGACCAGGATAGGATATAACGGTTATTACTACGGACAGCTGCAGGTCCAGGGCGCTGGAGGAGGACCGCCGTGCTGCGGCTCTGTGCCCGGCCTCAGCTCACAGCAGTGCCCTTGCATCCCAGCAG GCTACGACAGCACAAGCTCTGTGCTGATCTCTCCGGTCCCTCACCAGATGATGTCCTACATGAACATGGGCAGCCTGTCACGAACCGAGCTGCAGCTATTAAATCAGCTGCATTGccgcaggaagaggaggcaccGAACCATCTTCACTGACGAGCAGCTGGAAGCTCTGGAGGGCCTCTTCCAAGAGACCAAATATCCGGACGTCGGCACCCGAGAGCAACTGGCACGCAAAGTGCATCTCCGAGAGGAGAAGGTTGAG GTTTGGTTCAAAAACAGACGCGCTAAGTGGAGGAGGCAGAAAAGGTCTTCATCAGAGGAATCGGAGAACTCTCAAAAATGGAACAAATCGACCAAAACGTCTGCTGAGAAAACCGAGGAGAGTAAAAGTGATGTGGACTCGGACAGCTGA